A genome region from Oscillospiraceae bacterium includes the following:
- the atpC gene encoding ATP synthase F1 subunit epsilon, producing the protein METFNLKIVTLDGIEYDNNVLSVVARTISGDVCILKNHADYVAPIEIGKVKIKDENGEKYGACAGGFISVSDGEARIVATTFEFAEDIDVERAKVAKEKAQNKLNSDKTSKIAEIKLKKALLRLEVSKSK; encoded by the coding sequence ATGGAAACTTTCAATCTTAAAATAGTAACACTTGACGGAATTGAATACGATAATAATGTTCTTAGCGTTGTTGCAAGAACAATTTCCGGAGATGTATGCATTTTAAAAAATCATGCAGATTACGTTGCGCCTATTGAAATCGGAAAAGTCAAAATAAAGGATGAAAACGGCGAAAAATACGGAGCATGTGCAGGCGGATTTATAAGCGTATCAGACGGCGAGGCAAGAATTGTTGCTACAACATTTGAATTCGCAGAGGATATAGATGTAGAACGTGCCAAAGTTGCAAAAGAGAAAGCACAAAATAAATTAAACAGTGATAAAACATCAAAAATTGCTGAAATCAAACTTAAAAAAGCACTGCTCAGGCTGGAAGTATCCAAAAGTAAATAA
- the secD gene encoding protein translocase subunit SecD — translation MAKSISKIVIVVLLIVLFGYIAINGLSLTALNIPYKFYSVFDEDNGIRLGFDLSGGSVIVYEAQDATPDDEQMSTVVDIMYKRLDNLGFTEATVSKQGDNRVLVEIPTITNPDEAIKVLGATAELKFVDSEGNVVLTGKNVKDASATYGPISENGANQHYVELKLNADAQAAFFDATTRMSQKPEGENFISIMLDDEVYSSPRVDEPINSDSAVITGDFTAETAKNLATTIKEGQLPFKLKDVERRSAGPVLGDNALSTSILAAIIGILLVMLFMIIIYRLPGLVASISLAAYVVIVLLVMVATRANLSLPGIAGIILSIGMAVDANVIIFERIKDELKLGKTTGAAMKAGFNRALSAVMDANITTIIIAVVLYIFGTGTIKGFAFTLGIGIVVSLFTAVVITRFLLKAIFDLNVKNPALYGLSTKKVKEEK, via the coding sequence ATGGCTAAAAGCATTTCTAAAATTGTGATTGTCGTATTGCTTATAGTATTGTTTGGCTATATTGCGATTAACGGATTATCACTTACCGCGTTAAACATACCATATAAATTTTACAGTGTGTTTGATGAAGATAACGGAATAAGATTAGGTTTTGACTTATCGGGAGGTTCCGTTATAGTATATGAAGCTCAGGATGCTACTCCTGACGATGAACAGATGAGTACAGTCGTTGATATTATGTATAAACGACTTGACAATCTTGGATTTACAGAAGCAACAGTTTCCAAACAGGGTGACAACAGAGTTTTAGTTGAAATCCCAACTATTACAAATCCTGATGAAGCGATTAAAGTTTTAGGTGCTACTGCAGAACTTAAATTTGTTGACTCGGAAGGTAATGTTGTTTTAACAGGAAAAAATGTTAAAGATGCTTCTGCAACTTACGGTCCTATTAGTGAAAATGGTGCAAATCAGCATTATGTTGAATTAAAACTTAACGCTGACGCTCAGGCTGCATTCTTTGATGCAACAACAAGAATGAGTCAGAAACCTGAAGGCGAAAACTTTATTTCAATTATGCTTGACGATGAAGTTTATTCTTCACCAAGAGTAGATGAACCTATTAATTCTGACAGTGCAGTTATCACAGGTGACTTTACTGCAGAAACTGCTAAAAACCTTGCTACTACAATCAAAGAAGGTCAGCTTCCTTTCAAACTTAAAGATGTTGAAAGAAGAAGTGCAGGTCCTGTTCTTGGGGATAACGCGTTATCAACAAGTATTTTAGCAGCAATTATCGGTATCTTACTTGTAATGTTATTTATGATTATTATTTACAGACTACCGGGTCTTGTAGCAAGTATTTCTCTTGCTGCATATGTAGTAATCGTTTTACTTGTAATGGTTGCAACAAGAGCAAACTTAAGTTTACCTGGTATCGCAGGTATTATCCTTTCAATCGGTATGGCTGTTGATGCTAACGTTATTATCTTTGAAAGAATCAAAGATGAATTAAAACTTGGCAAAACAACAGGTGCTGCTATGAAAGCAGGCTTTAACAGAGCGTTATCTGCAGTTATGGATGCTAACATTACAACAATTATCATTGCAGTTGTACTTTATATATTCGGTACAGGAACAATCAAAGGTTTTGCATTTACTTTAGGAATTGGTATTGTAGTAAGTTTATTTACTGCAGTTGTAATAACAAGATTCTTACTTAAAGCAATCTTTGACTTAAATGTTAAAAATCCTGCATTATACGGATTATCTACAAAGAAAGTAAAGGAGGAAAAATAA
- the secF gene encoding protein translocase subunit SecF — protein MFNLDICTKKWRFFILPALIIITAIIVGITCGGFVLDIDFAGGTEIVVDFGKTVEKAEIEQLFNDTLGFKASAVQQSITNENQMTIKSQTLTTEQSESLWNAIKTKYTLEDGQRLSVDTVSPTIGKELTQTAVVACVIAVILMLIYITIRFEFLSGMAAIIALIHDVAIIVSAYMIFRMPLNVAFIAAVLTIIGYSINDTIVVFDRIRENIKFARKETYAEIANKSVNQTITRSINTSITTLVTIVLLYFLGVDAIKDFSLALIIGLLAGTYSSIFIAAPTWVAFKKEKNNK, from the coding sequence ATGTTTAATTTAGATATTTGTACTAAAAAATGGCGTTTCTTTATTCTTCCTGCACTTATTATCATTACCGCAATTATCGTTGGTATTACATGCGGCGGATTTGTTCTTGACATTGATTTCGCAGGCGGTACTGAAATCGTTGTTGATTTTGGAAAAACTGTTGAAAAAGCAGAAATCGAACAGTTATTTAACGATACTTTAGGATTTAAGGCATCTGCTGTACAGCAGTCTATAACTAATGAAAACCAGATGACAATTAAATCTCAGACTCTTACAACTGAGCAGTCAGAAAGTCTATGGAACGCAATCAAAACAAAATATACTTTAGAAGACGGTCAGAGATTATCAGTTGATACCGTATCTCCTACAATCGGTAAGGAACTTACTCAGACTGCAGTTGTTGCCTGTGTTATAGCAGTTATCTTAATGCTTATCTATATCACAATAAGATTTGAATTTTTATCAGGTATGGCAGCAATTATTGCGCTTATCCATGATGTAGCTATTATTGTTTCTGCATATATGATTTTCAGAATGCCTTTAAATGTTGCATTTATTGCCGCAGTTCTTACTATTATCGGTTACTCAATCAATGATACAATCGTTGTGTTTGACCGTATAAGAGAAAATATTAAATTTGCAAGAAAAGAAACTTATGCTGAAATTGCAAATAAATCAGTAAATCAGACAATCACACGTTCAATAAATACATCTATAACAACTTTAGTTACAATTGTTTTACTTTATTTCTTAGGTGTAGATGCGATTAAAGATTTCTCACTTGCACTTATAATCGGTCTGCTTGCCGGAACATATTCTTCAATATTTATTGCCGCACCTACTTGGGTAGCATTTAAAAAGGAAAAGAATAATAAATAA
- a CDS encoding Na+/H+ antiporter NhaC family protein: MKRKHILGAILGAVALGIFGFLCAIVNNGDMEATSRYAGTFMALVPPIIAIGLALITKEVYSSLFIGIVAGGLLCANLNPVGTLNTILSDGFIASLADEWNVGILIFLVLLGIMVALINKAGGSIAFGKWAQAHVKTKVGAQLATFALGVLIFVDDYFNCLTVGSVMRPVADSHKISRAKLAYIIDATAAPICMIAPISSWAAAVSGVVEGRNGLELFISAIPYNFYSLLTIVMIITICLLKLDFGPMRKHEINAQNGDIFSGEGGYEKVDGEEVSSKGKIFDLVIPVLVLIGCCILGMLYSGGFFSGTSFVDAFAGCDASVALSWGALIALVVTIIYLTLRGVISFKEAMDCVPKGFCAMVPAILILTFAWTLSGLTGSLGADTYVAELMEGAAEGLTIFLPAIIFLVAVALAFATGTSWGTFGILIPIVTAVFASDASMLVIGISACLAGAVCGDHCSPISDTTIMASAGAQCNHINHVSTQLPYALLVAGISFVGYIITGFIPNWLITLPISIIILVVTLLIIKKVTAKKA, from the coding sequence ATGAAAAGAAAACACATTTTAGGAGCGATTTTAGGGGCAGTCGCTCTTGGTATTTTTGGCTTTTTGTGTGCCATCGTTAATAATGGAGATATGGAGGCAACAAGCAGATACGCAGGTACATTTATGGCACTTGTCCCACCGATTATAGCCATCGGACTTGCTCTTATTACCAAAGAAGTTTATTCTTCGCTATTTATCGGTATCGTTGCAGGCGGACTTTTATGTGCAAATTTAAATCCTGTCGGAACACTTAATACAATTTTAAGTGACGGATTTATTGCAAGTCTTGCTGACGAGTGGAACGTAGGGATTTTAATTTTCCTTGTTCTTTTAGGCATTATGGTTGCACTGATTAACAAAGCAGGTGGGTCTATCGCTTTTGGCAAATGGGCACAGGCTCATGTTAAAACTAAAGTAGGAGCGCAACTTGCTACTTTTGCACTTGGCGTACTTATTTTCGTTGACGACTATTTTAACTGCTTAACTGTTGGTTCGGTTATGCGTCCTGTTGCTGATTCACATAAGATTTCAAGAGCAAAACTTGCTTACATAATTGATGCAACTGCTGCTCCTATTTGTATGATAGCGCCGATTTCTTCTTGGGCTGCTGCTGTTTCAGGGGTTGTTGAAGGAAGAAATGGTCTGGAATTATTTATAAGTGCTATTCCTTATAACTTCTATTCACTTCTTACAATCGTTATGATTATAACAATATGTCTTTTGAAACTGGATTTCGGTCCAATGAGAAAGCACGAAATAAATGCCCAAAACGGAGATATTTTCTCAGGCGAAGGCGGATATGAAAAAGTTGACGGAGAAGAAGTTTCATCAAAAGGCAAAATATTTGACCTTGTAATACCTGTACTTGTATTAATCGGATGCTGTATTCTTGGAATGCTTTATTCGGGCGGATTTTTTAGCGGAACATCTTTTGTTGATGCATTCGCAGGATGTGATGCTTCAGTTGCGCTTTCATGGGGTGCTTTAATTGCACTGGTTGTAACAATTATATACTTAACCTTAAGAGGAGTTATTTCATTTAAAGAGGCAATGGATTGTGTGCCAAAAGGATTTTGCGCAATGGTTCCTGCAATACTTATCTTAACATTTGCATGGACTCTAAGCGGTCTTACAGGTTCACTTGGTGCTGATACTTATGTTGCAGAGTTAATGGAAGGTGCAGCAGAAGGACTTACAATATTCCTTCCTGCTATTATCTTCTTAGTTGCAGTTGCACTTGCTTTTGCAACAGGAACATCATGGGGTACATTCGGTATCTTAATCCCGATTGTTACAGCTGTATTTGCATCTGATGCTTCAATGCTTGTTATCGGTATTTCTGCATGTTTAGCAGGTGCTGTATGCGGAGACCACTGCTCACCAATTTCTGATACTACAATTATGGCATCAGCAGGTGCACAGTGTAATCATATTAATCACGTATCCACTCAACTTCCTTATGCGCTTTTAGTTGCAGGAATTTCGTTTGTCGGATATATTATAACAGGTTTTATTCCTAACTGGTTAATAACACTTCCGATAAGTATTATTATCTTGGTTGTAACACTTCTTATAATAAAAAAAGTAACAGCAAAAAAAGCATAA
- the csaB gene encoding polysaccharide pyruvyl transferase CsaB, whose protein sequence is MKILHMISGGDSGGAKTHVFALLDALKKYADVKIICLTPGIFYQEILKKDIDTVLIEQKNRGDLSIISKISDIIEKEGFDLLHIHGARANFVSSLLKRKIKIPIVSTVHSDYKLDFTEGFYKKYVFTLLNQIALKDMDYYIGVSNNFKNMLIQRGFSPNKIFTVYNGMDFKKPHSFISKKEFLEKYNIPYEENTTYVGIIGRFDLVKGHKIFIEGAKHALSQNNNLRFLLAGEGPLLSDLKKQAEEYNISDKVHFVGFLDNIYDFINAIDINTLTSLSESFPYVLLEGAKLKKPTVSSDVGGISDLIENGENGFLFENGNGKDFADKVLTLAENKLMQLKFGENLFNKATNEFSNDNLAKSHIKIYERILKDFYDNKKYDIVLSGYYGFNNSGDDALLTAIINNLRVYKEDVRILTLSKNPKQTKRLFKVDAINRFNPFIIYKSLKKSKLFLNGGGTLIHDATSSHSLYYYLYLMNLAKKLNLKLVVYANGIGPFKEKNEKISALVTKKADLITLRDELSKKELRRIGVDKKEVFVTADPAITLDACSDIETLKLIKENNINENGKYMAVSVRGWNKNDKLFEAKIAEICDYVYEKYNIETIFITMRPSEDLLISQNILQRMSHKGYIIKDEQSAEKLMGIISKCELVIGMRLHSLIYATTMCVPLIGIIYDPKIKGFLDYIKQDMLVDAENIDSSYLREMIEKIIDNKDEIRKNLVTYKEELSKKALSNAEMTIKLLEES, encoded by the coding sequence ATGAAAATTCTTCACATGATAAGCGGTGGGGACAGCGGAGGTGCAAAAACTCATGTTTTTGCACTTTTAGATGCATTAAAAAAATATGCTGATGTTAAAATTATCTGTCTTACACCCGGTATTTTCTATCAGGAAATATTAAAAAAAGATATTGATACTGTTTTAATCGAGCAGAAAAACAGGGGCGATTTGTCAATTATTTCAAAAATATCCGATATAATTGAAAAAGAGGGATTTGACCTTCTTCACATTCATGGGGCTAGGGCTAATTTTGTGTCCTCTCTTTTAAAAAGAAAAATTAAAATCCCCATTGTTTCAACTGTTCACAGTGATTATAAACTTGATTTTACCGAAGGTTTTTATAAAAAATATGTGTTCACTCTTTTAAACCAGATAGCATTAAAAGATATGGACTACTATATCGGTGTGTCAAACAACTTTAAAAATATGCTGATACAAAGAGGTTTTTCTCCCAATAAAATCTTTACTGTTTATAACGGTATGGATTTTAAAAAACCTCATAGTTTTATTTCAAAAAAAGAATTTTTGGAAAAATATAATATACCTTATGAAGAAAACACAACTTATGTTGGAATCATAGGCAGATTTGATTTGGTTAAAGGTCATAAAATCTTTATAGAAGGAGCAAAACACGCACTTTCTCAAAATAATAATTTAAGATTTTTACTTGCAGGAGAAGGTCCTCTTCTTTCTGATTTAAAAAAGCAGGCAGAGGAATATAACATTTCAGACAAAGTACATTTTGTAGGCTTTTTAGATAACATTTATGATTTCATAAATGCAATAGATATAAATACTCTTACCTCACTTAGTGAAAGTTTCCCTTATGTTCTTTTAGAGGGTGCTAAACTTAAAAAACCGACCGTTAGTTCAGATGTCGGAGGTATTTCAGACCTTATAGAAAATGGTGAAAACGGATTTTTGTTTGAAAATGGAAACGGTAAAGATTTTGCCGATAAAGTCTTAACCCTTGCAGAAAATAAACTTATGCAATTAAAATTCGGGGAAAATCTCTTTAACAAAGCAACCAATGAATTTTCAAACGATAATCTTGCAAAATCTCATATAAAAATATATGAAAGAATTTTAAAAGACTTTTATGATAACAAAAAATATGACATCGTTTTGTCAGGATATTACGGATTTAACAACAGCGGTGACGATGCGCTTCTTACAGCAATTATAAATAATTTAAGAGTATATAAAGAAGATGTAAGAATTCTTACTCTTTCAAAAAATCCTAAGCAAACAAAAAGATTATTTAAAGTTGATGCTATAAACAGATTTAATCCGTTTATAATTTATAAAAGCCTTAAAAAATCAAAACTGTTTTTAAATGGCGGAGGTACTTTAATTCACGATGCAACAAGCAGCCATTCTCTTTATTATTATTTGTATCTTATGAACCTTGCAAAAAAACTTAACCTTAAACTTGTAGTTTATGCAAACGGAATTGGTCCGTTTAAAGAAAAAAACGAAAAAATTTCAGCACTTGTTACGAAAAAAGCAGACCTTATAACTTTAAGAGATGAACTTTCCAAAAAAGAATTAAGAAGAATAGGAGTAGATAAAAAAGAAGTGTTTGTTACTGCCGATCCTGCAATAACTTTAGATGCCTGTTCGGATATTGAAACTTTAAAACTTATTAAGGAAAACAATATCAATGAAAACGGAAAATATATGGCAGTATCAGTAAGAGGCTGGAATAAAAACGATAAACTCTTTGAAGCAAAAATTGCCGAAATCTGCGACTATGTTTATGAAAAATATAATATTGAAACGATATTTATTACAATGCGTCCGAGTGAAGACCTTTTAATATCACAAAACATATTACAAAGAATGTCCCATAAAGGTTATATAATAAAAGACGAACAATCAGCTGAAAAACTGATGGGCATAATATCAAAATGCGAACTTGTTATCGGAATGCGTCTTCATTCTTTAATATATGCAACAACAATGTGTGTTCCTCTTATCGGTATTATTTACGATCCTAAAATAAAAGGATTTTTAGACTATATAAAACAGGATATGCTTGTTGATGCAGAAAATATTGACTCTTCATATTTAAGGGAAATGATAGAAAAAATTATAGATAACAAAGATGAGATAAGAAAAAATCTTGTTACTTATAAAGAAGAACTTTCTAAAAAAGCACTGTCAAATGCTGAGATGACGATAAAACTTCTTGAAGAAAGTTAG
- a CDS encoding DUF4330 domain-containing protein: MIIDQKGKLFGKINIIDLAIIVVIIAVVGILGFKFLAPSQGGQDAQGVCEVKYYIEEVSDFVSQKVDIGDKLMDEAKNVSLGVVTNVEISDAVSYGTDAEGKWVKSSKPDCKSMIITSEVNATKFDHGMIVGASKYYVGHTFVLLAGEAKLYLRVYDINFK; encoded by the coding sequence ATGATTATTGACCAAAAAGGAAAACTATTCGGAAAAATCAACATTATTGACCTTGCAATTATAGTTGTTATTATTGCAGTTGTCGGAATATTAGGATTTAAATTCTTAGCACCTTCACAAGGCGGTCAGGACGCTCAGGGTGTATGCGAAGTTAAATATTATATTGAAGAAGTATCTGATTTTGTTTCACAAAAAGTGGATATAGGCGACAAACTTATGGACGAAGCAAAAAATGTAAGTCTTGGCGTTGTTACAAATGTTGAAATTTCTGATGCAGTATCTTACGGAACTGACGCAGAAGGAAAATGGGTTAAATCTTCTAAACCTGATTGCAAATCAATGATAATAACAAGTGAAGTCAATGCTACTAAATTTGACCATGGTATGATAGTAGGCGCATCAAAATATTACGTAGGACATACCTTTGTTTTACTTGCCGGGGAAGCAAAACTTTACTTAAGAGTTTATGATATAAATTTTAAATAA
- a CDS encoding polysaccharide biosynthesis protein: protein MNENKIVKTATVVLIINVLSRGLALIANSLITSKIGVNDLSSAYSYALSLSNIITTIIGTTLTTSVIPIYTDLRENHTLKRANYFINNTISFTAVISLFLIFSGQLLAPRILTISQSGDVSFGIFAIRILIISVIFISMYYIFSSLLQANDKFYLAAAVSLPSSIVSILYLTTISEKYGAYGLTFSTLLGFFLQAAFLIPALKNTGFKFKLSFDFKNEDMLKIFKVVAPVIVGVCAYQVNMLTNNSIAFSYDSDRYIVLNNAQNLGIQIVMTIVLAIASVVYPKLSLDAARDDNKTFSENLITTLNGMILLLVPLSFAFYIFSYEIMDLIYGYGKFTEEFLILGSDVFKMYSFAFLGIGFKEITDRAFYAVKNTKTSAYNGVVIMVSNILLSIILVKYMGLSGIATAYSLASIIGGINILILFKAKTKKLFIKPLFVTLVKSLIACIVMAFAVNFIKNIGFGEGKINLILKLGASGVCGVLVYALMLIVLKTKEITKFLKRGN from the coding sequence ATGAACGAAAACAAAATTGTTAAAACAGCCACCGTTGTTTTAATTATCAATGTGTTATCAAGAGGTCTGGCTCTTATTGCCAACAGTCTTATAACCTCAAAAATAGGTGTAAACGATTTAAGCAGTGCCTATTCTTATGCGCTTTCTTTAAGTAATATAATAACAACTATTATAGGTACAACCCTTACCACATCAGTTATACCTATTTATACCGATTTAAGAGAAAATCACACGTTAAAACGGGCAAACTACTTTATAAACAATACCATTTCATTTACTGCTGTAATATCACTTTTTCTGATATTTTCAGGGCAACTTTTAGCACCCCGCATTTTAACAATATCACAAAGCGGAGATGTAAGTTTTGGTATTTTTGCGATAAGGATTTTAATTATATCGGTTATATTTATTTCGATGTATTATATTTTCAGCAGTTTACTTCAGGCAAACGATAAATTCTATCTTGCAGCAGCAGTCAGTTTGCCAAGCAGTATTGTAAGCATTTTATACCTTACTACAATATCCGAAAAATATGGTGCATACGGACTTACTTTTTCAACGCTTTTAGGCTTTTTCCTGCAGGCAGCCTTTTTGATTCCTGCACTTAAAAATACAGGGTTTAAATTCAAACTAAGTTTTGACTTTAAGAATGAAGATATGCTAAAAATCTTCAAAGTTGTTGCACCTGTTATCGTCGGAGTTTGTGCATATCAGGTAAATATGCTTACAAATAACTCTATCGCATTTTCTTATGACTCTGACAGATACATAGTGCTTAATAATGCTCAGAATTTAGGTATTCAGATTGTTATGACGATTGTTCTTGCAATCGCTTCGGTAGTTTATCCTAAACTTTCTTTAGATGCAGCAAGAGATGATAATAAAACATTTTCCGAAAATCTTATCACTACATTAAATGGTATGATTCTTCTTCTTGTTCCCCTGTCCTTTGCTTTTTATATTTTCTCTTATGAAATAATGGATTTAATTTACGGATACGGGAAATTTACCGAAGAATTTTTAATTCTTGGCTCAGACGTTTTTAAAATGTACTCTTTCGCATTTTTAGGAATAGGATTTAAGGAAATTACCGACCGTGCATTCTATGCGGTAAAAAACACTAAAACCAGTGCTTATAACGGTGTTGTAATAATGGTTTCAAATATTTTACTTAGTATAATTTTAGTAAAATATATGGGGCTTTCAGGTATTGCAACTGCGTACTCTTTAGCATCGATAATCGGTGGTATAAACATTTTAATACTTTTTAAAGCAAAAACAAAAAAACTTTTCATAAAACCTTTATTTGTTACGCTTGTAAAATCGCTTATAGCATGTATTGTTATGGCATTTGCAGTTAATTTTATAAAAAATATCGGTTTTGGGGAAGGTAAAATAAATTTAATTTTAAAACTTGGAGCATCGGGAGTATGCGGTGTACTCGTTTATGCCCTTATGCTTATTGTTTTAAAGACCAAAGAAATAACCAAATTTTTAAAGAGAGGTAATTAA
- a CDS encoding phosphodiester glycosidase family protein, whose translation MKKTSKILILALILNFALSVSGFSKTVYEDTVSSYISKGILRTNIKKLTSSGWLNINYITVDLNEEGVGLKILSETDPKIKSTVLDFAKAEDGVVAAINADFFTTYTSTASSEGMMIKDGVLVTTPSNDPSYATFTLDNDFVAGFSHFTFDIMVTSKRTNDSSKILFYNKNADPMYLKLYDSSFGEKTPGSMNDGYEVVVEDGIVTEVLSNKEGVAIPKNGYVLHNSLRHSLFLSQNFNVGDEVELSFSVSPDIENIKEAVGGGTILLKDGEIADFTLSDSLAPMTAIGADKTGKKLILFTVDGRQTYSRGMTFSEIASFLKDLGCENAMSFDGGGSTTMVASMDGEEIKNINLQSSFRKVINAIGITAERKKSDFYGMEISLSSDKAFKGEPVEIYIDKAYDEYGNHYTVDFNNVKFSSDKKGKFDKNIFYPEESGEVTLYASYKGVKKGKTITVYNEPQKIKCSVSSFEITDKPQKVSFYLADSEGYSTYLSSEDMKFSFEGAKGYFKDDSLILTKLSEGEITATYKDLSITIPVGKEPTAEEEKDIFERTTDADGFNYSVFGINNHGDTLFSNYITTKRNIIANECDFSAFKVIPEDVASPVIRVSNYGREDTEHSLFLKLDNSKGSIVSTKGEQWDWLLNVFKKGVTQKNVFINMPLDISKHKDKEELKILTDILKKNLKDKNIFIITYADDNTYTVSEGIRYITVSDIPEFSYKDPKGTLEKLKYAKFTIVGEEVYFEFASLI comes from the coding sequence ATGAAAAAGACATCAAAAATACTTATTTTAGCATTGATTTTAAATTTTGCCCTTTCAGTAAGCGGCTTTTCAAAAACAGTTTATGAAGATACAGTAAGTTCATATATATCAAAGGGTATTTTACGAACGAATATTAAAAAACTCACTTCATCGGGTTGGCTTAACATTAATTATATAACGGTTGACTTAAACGAAGAAGGTGTGGGTCTTAAAATATTATCTGAAACCGACCCTAAAATCAAATCTACCGTACTGGATTTTGCAAAAGCCGAAGATGGTGTAGTTGCCGCCATCAATGCAGACTTTTTTACAACTTATACATCTACTGCATCTTCTGAGGGAATGATGATTAAAGACGGTGTTCTTGTTACAACTCCGTCAAACGACCCATCGTATGCAACTTTTACATTAGATAATGATTTTGTTGCAGGCTTTTCTCATTTTACGTTTGATATAATGGTGACTTCAAAAAGAACCAACGATTCAAGCAAAATATTATTCTATAATAAAAACGCAGACCCAATGTATTTAAAACTCTATGATTCTTCATTCGGAGAAAAAACTCCCGGCTCTATGAATGACGGATACGAGGTTGTAGTAGAAGACGGTATTGTTACCGAAGTGCTTTCCAACAAAGAAGGGGTTGCCATTCCAAAAAACGGATATGTTCTTCATAATTCTTTAAGGCACTCTTTATTCTTATCCCAGAACTTTAATGTGGGCGACGAAGTAGAACTTTCTTTTAGCGTTTCTCCCGATATAGAAAACATAAAAGAAGCTGTAGGCGGAGGAACTATTCTTTTAAAGGACGGAGAAATTGCGGATTTTACATTATCTGATTCTTTAGCGCCTATGACTGCAATCGGAGCAGATAAAACAGGCAAAAAACTTATTCTTTTTACTGTTGACGGAAGGCAGACATACAGTCGCGGAATGACTTTTTCTGAAATTGCATCCTTTTTAAAAGATTTAGGATGTGAAAACGCAATGAGTTTTGACGGAGGCGGTTCAACCACAATGGTTGCCTCAATGGACGGGGAAGAAATTAAAAATATAAATCTTCAGTCATCATTTAGAAAAGTTATAAATGCAATAGGAATTACTGCCGAACGTAAAAAGAGTGACTTTTACGGTATGGAAATTTCTTTATCCTCCGACAAAGCATTTAAGGGCGAACCTGTTGAAATTTATATTGACAAAGCATACGATGAATATGGAAATCACTATACAGTAGATTTTAACAATGTTAAATTTTCTTCTGATAAAAAGGGAAAATTTGATAAAAACATTTTCTATCCTGAAGAATCGGGAGAAGTTACTTTGTATGCTTCATATAAAGGCGTAAAAAAAGGCAAAACAATTACTGTATATAATGAGCCTCAAAAAATTAAATGTTCGGTTTCTTCATTTGAGATTACTGACAAGCCCCAAAAAGTTTCCTTTTATCTTGCAGACAGTGAAGGATATTCAACTTACCTTTCAAGTGAAGATATGAAATTTTCGTTTGAAGGTGCAAAAGGATATTTTAAAGACGATTCTTTAATTTTAACAAAACTTAGCGAGGGCGAAATTACGGCAACCTATAAAGACCTTTCAATTACAATTCCTGTCGGAAAAGAACCGACGGCAGAGGAAGAAAAAGATATATTTGAAAGAACAACCGATGCTGACGGCTTTAACTACTCGGTTTTTGGTATAAATAATCACGGCGACACTTTATTTTCAAATTATATAACAACCAAGCGTAATATAATTGCAAACGAATGTGATTTTTCGGCATTTAAAGTTATTCCCGAAGACGTTGCATCTCCTGTTATAAGAGTTTCAAATTACGGAAGAGAAGATACAGAACATTCTTTGTTTTTAAAACTTGACAACTCTAAAGGCAGTATCGTTTCAACAAAAGGCGAACAATGGGACTGGCTTTTAAATGTATTTAAAAAAGGGGTAACCCAAAAGAATGTGTTTATAAATATGCCTCTTGATATTTCAAAACATAAAGACAAAGAAGAACTTAAAATTTTAACTGATATTTTAAAGAAAAATCTTAAAGATAAAAACATATTTATTATAACTTACGCAGACGATAACACCTATACTGTAAGCGAAGGAATAAGATATATAACAGTTTCGGATATTCCGGAGTTTTCTTACAAAGATCCTAAAGGAACTTTAGAAAAGTTAAAATATGCAAAATTCACGATAGTTGGTGAAGAAGTATATTTTGAGTTTGCTTCTTTAATATAG